Proteins from a genomic interval of Elusimicrobiota bacterium:
- a CDS encoding spermidine/putrescine ABC transporter substrate-binding protein, translating to MPETVSRRSFLKAAVLAPLMPALLAACRRADDKRVVNFFNWSNYIGKDTLPDFSKRTGVEVRYDLFADEDEMFTKLRAGARGYDLIVVGDYLIPRFKSMNLIEPVPAGTLKNLGNLAPRFRRPVYDPDETTVPYLWGTTGIAYNKKKIRKAPTSWWDLWDPQYKDRVSMLDNVRDCISVAMQLLGIPQTTRDPEDFRKIRELLVKQKPLVKQYSSASYLNSLVAGEIDLAMTWSGDLFQTARENPDLDYVIPKEGTYMWVDCLAMMRGARHREDTLRLIDYLLEPAVAAGIANSVRYATPNLAAQKEVDKVLLKDPRVYPTPALMKQLQLHHVLDSEQSELWSQTWADVKVA from the coding sequence ATGCCTGAGACCGTTTCCCGCCGCTCGTTCCTGAAGGCCGCCGTCCTGGCGCCCCTCATGCCGGCCCTGCTGGCCGCCTGCCGCCGCGCCGACGACAAGCGCGTCGTCAACTTCTTCAACTGGTCGAACTACATCGGCAAGGACACCTTGCCGGATTTCAGCAAGCGTACCGGTGTGGAAGTCCGCTATGACCTGTTCGCGGACGAAGACGAGATGTTCACCAAGCTGCGCGCCGGCGCCCGCGGCTACGACCTGATCGTCGTCGGCGACTACTTAATACCGCGCTTCAAGTCGATGAACCTCATCGAGCCCGTGCCCGCCGGCACGCTCAAGAACCTGGGCAACTTAGCGCCCCGCTTCCGCCGCCCGGTCTACGATCCCGACGAGACGACGGTCCCCTACCTGTGGGGCACGACCGGCATCGCCTACAACAAGAAGAAGATCAGGAAGGCGCCGACCTCCTGGTGGGACCTGTGGGACCCGCAGTACAAGGACCGGGTCTCCATGCTCGACAACGTGCGCGACTGCATCTCGGTGGCGATGCAACTTCTCGGGATCCCGCAAACGACCAGGGATCCCGAAGATTTCCGTAAAATACGCGAGCTGCTCGTCAAGCAGAAGCCCCTGGTCAAGCAGTACTCGAGCGCCTCCTACCTGAACTCCCTCGTGGCGGGGGAGATCGACCTGGCGATGACCTGGTCCGGCGACCTGTTCCAGACCGCGCGCGAGAACCCAGACCTCGACTACGTCATCCCCAAGGAAGGCACCTACATGTGGGTGGACTGCCTGGCGATGATGCGCGGCGCCCGCCACCGCGAGGACACCCTGCGCCTGATCGACTACCTGCTCGAGCCCGCCGTCGCGGCCGGCATCGCCAACTCGGTGCGCTACGCCACGCCCAACCTGGCCGCCCAGAAAGAGGTCGACAAGGTCCTCCTCAAGGACCCGCGCGTGTACCCCACGCCCGCCCTCATGAAGCAGCTCCAACTGCACCACGTCCTCGACAGCGAGCAGAGCGAGCTGTGGAGCCAGACCTGGGCCGACGTGAAGGTCGCATGA
- a CDS encoding ABC transporter ATP-binding protein has product MTVSDDALLEVSSLNKAFGTSTVLHDVSLTVRKGEFMTLLGPSGCGKTTTLRIIAGFESPDGGRVRLSGADVTDTPAYDRDVHTVFQHYALFPHLSVADNIAFGMRMDKVAEDEIKRRVPEALAMVKLSGFEARRIQSMSGGQMQRVALARAIAGRPAVLLLDEPLGALDLKLRKEMQLELKNLQRKLGIAFIYVTHDQEEAMTMSDRIAVFNHGRIEQVGTPGEIYETPKTSFVADFIGGANIFSAKVLRGEPGRAHLLLEDEHELNVPLDANESLPGIGARVKVAIRPERVKVFYKDELPFGLLRFDAILKDTVFLGDACQIYLQMFKKNPERLTIAWAGGDRYAVHDDMDVPVIAAVDPEDVYILERDNA; this is encoded by the coding sequence ATGACCGTGTCCGACGACGCCCTGCTGGAAGTCTCCTCGCTGAACAAGGCCTTCGGGACCTCGACCGTCCTGCACGACGTCTCCCTGACCGTGCGCAAGGGGGAGTTCATGACCTTGCTCGGCCCCTCCGGCTGCGGCAAGACCACGACCTTGCGCATCATCGCCGGCTTCGAGTCGCCTGACGGCGGCCGCGTGCGCCTGAGCGGCGCGGACGTCACCGACACGCCGGCCTACGACCGCGACGTCCACACCGTCTTCCAGCACTACGCGCTGTTCCCGCACCTCTCGGTGGCCGACAACATCGCCTTCGGCATGCGCATGGACAAGGTCGCCGAGGACGAGATCAAGAGGCGCGTGCCCGAGGCGCTGGCCATGGTCAAGCTCTCCGGCTTCGAGGCGCGCCGCATCCAATCGATGTCCGGCGGCCAGATGCAGCGCGTGGCGCTCGCCCGCGCCATCGCCGGGCGCCCCGCGGTGCTGCTGCTCGACGAGCCCCTCGGCGCCCTCGACCTCAAGCTGCGCAAGGAGATGCAGCTCGAGCTCAAGAACCTGCAGCGCAAGCTCGGCATCGCCTTCATCTACGTCACGCACGACCAGGAGGAGGCGATGACGATGTCCGACCGCATCGCCGTCTTCAATCACGGGCGCATCGAGCAAGTCGGCACGCCCGGGGAGATCTACGAGACGCCCAAGACCTCCTTCGTCGCCGACTTCATCGGCGGCGCCAACATCTTCTCCGCCAAGGTCCTGCGCGGGGAGCCCGGCCGCGCCCACCTGCTGCTCGAGGACGAGCACGAGCTCAACGTCCCCCTGGACGCCAACGAGTCCCTGCCGGGGATCGGCGCGCGCGTGAAGGTCGCCATCCGCCCGGAGCGCGTGAAGGTCTTCTACAAGGACGAGCTGCCCTTCGGCCTGCTCCGCTTCGACGCGATCCTCAAGGACACCGTGTTCCTGGGCGACGCCTGCCAGATCTACCTGCAGATGTTCAAGAAGAACCCCGAGCGCCTGACCATCGCCTGGGCCGGCGGCGACCGCTACGCCGTCCACGACGACATGGACGTGCCGGTCATCGCGGCCGTCGACCCCGAGGACGTGTACATCCTCGAGCGGGACAATGCCTGA